Proteins from a single region of Scleropages formosus unplaced genomic scaffold, fSclFor1.1, whole genome shotgun sequence:
- the LOC108920587 gene encoding insulin-like growth factor-binding protein complex acid labile subunit, with protein sequence MEAYQCFFLLHMSTICLLCATTQLQEEGHNCTEDVRFINCSGKGLITLVGGVPPTVEHLDLSKNSVTEIHAGSFRSMWSLKVLLLNDNNISALADGTFCSLESLQRLDLSHNRISILSAGFSLGLGSLKELLLGQNRLTGLESGSFLYLDGLRRLDLSANAIRTIHVRAFGGMTALRRLHLQDNRLEFLGGGIFSTLRSLEVLDLRGNLIDATEGGVFTPLASLATLDLAHNRLSSIRFRTLLSIPSYSTHILLGGNRWHCDCDLQRVFRKLRSVQRLFLDDYATLSCAEPPELQGYRLEEVDSQLCVAETVTVLIITVTVVITVVAAIVMAEKNKLRSAHRFWSEGNYGLEGYC encoded by the coding sequence ATGGAAGCTTACCAGTGCTTCTTTCTACTCCATATGTCTACTATTTGCCTTCTATGTGCAACCACACAGCTACAAGAAGAGGGGCACAATTGTACTGAAGATGTCAGGTTCATCAATTGTTCTGGCAAGGGTCTCATCACTCTGGTGGGTGGGGTCCCTCCTACTGTGGAGCACCTGGATCTTTCCAAAAACTCAGTGACAGAGATCCATGCTGGGTCCTTCCGATCCATGTGGAGCCTGAAGGTGCTCCTTCTGAATGACAACAACATCAGCGCTCTTGCTGATGGCACCTTCTGCTCCTTGGAGAGCCTCCAGAGGCTGGACCTGAGCCACAACAGGATCTCCATCCTGAGTGCTGGCTTTTCTCTGGGCCTAGGCTCCctgaaggagctgctgctggggcAGAACCGGCTCACGGGCTTGGAAAGTGGAAGCTTCCTCTACCTGGATGGCCTGAGGAGGCTCGACCTGAGCGCCAACGCCATCCGAACCATCCACGTGCGCGCCTTCGGCGGAATGACAGCCCTGCGCAGGCTGCACCTGCAGGACAACCGGCTCGAGTTCCTGGGCGGTGGCATTTTCTCCACACTGCGCTCACTGGAGGTGCTCGACCTGCGGGGAAACCTCATCGACGCTACCGAGGGAGGGGTCTTCACGCCCCTCGCTAGCCTGGCCACGCTAGACCTAGCCCACAACCGCCTCAGCTCCATCCGCTTCAGGACCCTGTTGAGCATCCCCAGCTACAGCACCCACATCCTGCTGGGAGGAAACCGATGGCACTGCGACTGCGACCTGCAAAGGGTGTTTCGCAAGCTGCGCAGCGTACAGAGGCTCTTCCTGGACGACTACGCCACCCTGAGCTGCGCAGAGCCTCCCGAGCTGCAGGGCTACCGGCTTGAGGAGGTCGACTCACAGCTCTGCGTTGCGGAGACAGTAACCGTGCTCATCATCACTGTTACCGTAGTAATCACTGTGGTGGCCGCCATCGTCAtggcagagaaaaataaattgaggaGTGCACACAGATTTTGGAGTGAGGGCAATTATGGTCTTGAAGGATACTGTTAG